The Mustela nigripes isolate SB6536 chromosome 8, MUSNIG.SB6536, whole genome shotgun sequence DNA segment CAAAGGGAGGGAATGCTAAGATCGGGTCTGCGACCGAACATGTCCACTGTCGCAAAGCAGTTAAAAGAGCTTCTGGCTGACGGGGAGGCGGGTCAAACACAACACGTGTGATAAATTTGCTCCCGCCCTCCCCATGAGGTCCCCTTCCCCATCCTGTTCTCCCTCAGTGACTCCGGGCCGTGCGGGCGCCGGGGTCCTTCGTGGGGAGGCGGGAGGTCGTCGCACGGAGACGGAATGTGATGGCAGGGTGTGTTTGGTCTTCCAGGAGGCTGAGATCCTGAACACAGCCATCCTCACGGGGAAGACGGTGGCCGTTCCGGTGAAGGTGGTGTCGGTGGAGGAGGACGGCACGGTGACCGACCTGCTAACGTCTGTGGAGTGCCGGTCGTCCGACGAAGACGTGATCAAGGCAAGTGGACgtctccctgccccgcccccccacccctgccggaGTCCGAGGTGGTGACCGCCGGGGGTCCTGCGGCCCCTCCCAGCCCATTCCGGTGGTGTCTGGAGGCTCAGCAAGGTGTGCAAAGCTCCTGACCTTTCCTGTGTGCCAAGTGCTCGGGGCCTCGTCCCAGTCCCTGGGGAGGCCGTGGAGGGCTGCAGGGACCGGGAAGGGGGCCAGACCCAGCCTGGGGGGTGTGCAGCCTGCTCTGGGATGGTTGCAGAGCAGGGAGCGTGTGTGCCGAGTCGGGGTTGGGGGGCGAGCGTGCACTTAGTCTCCCCAGCTGTGACTGACAGCGCCAGccgaggcagggagagagaacgaCAGTCCCCACTCCCGGCCGACCTGGGACGGCTCTGCAGCCGGGGGGCACGGAGGGCGGCCCTTCCTTTACATGCCCCGGACCCCTTCTTTCCTGCCCTCTTCTCGCCCTTTACAATTGAGCGCACAGCGGAGGCGAAGCCAAAGTGTGCGCGGAGATATTCTGGCAGGGGCGCTCGGCCGGCCGCTGCACTCGGCGGGGGACGGGCTTGTCACACTGCCACTGCCCACGCCCGGCTCAGAGCTGCGGTGGCGAATGCTGCCTGGCACCCTCCTCCGAGCCTGTCTCCCAGCAAGCGCctgggggcagcaggcaggggacagGAAGTGCACGTGACCGCTTCTCTCTGGGTCCCCGCAGCGGTCCGAGCTCGGTGACCCCCTTGTGCTGGGCGGGAGCTGCTAAGCCCCTCTGCTCGCCGGGAACTGCAGGGAGCAAGTCCATCGGCAGAGAGCAGTGGACAGATGCCAACGGCGTCTCCACCAGCTGTTGGGTCCTGTTTGGTAGTAGGACCGTAGTCGGAGGCGCGGTCCCTGCCCTGCGATTGgctggggacaggcaggggagggaaggaaggacggCGTCGTGACACACCGCTCACCCCTGTTCCGGAATCCCCTCAGCGGGTACCGGTCAGGCCGGGCCTCCCGGGGCCGCAGACCGTTCCTGGCTCGCCCTCGAtgtccctctctccccacatccCGTCCCCCAGCACATCCTGTGGGCAGCGGCCTCCAAACAGGCCCCAGACCCGACCCTCCTCCACGGCGTCCTGCCCGCCCCCAGGCCGCGGTCCCTTCTCTCTGCCAGACCCGCGCGGCGTCCTCCTCGCGGGACCCCCGGTGGCCTCCTGTCCCCTGGAGTCTGCTGTCCCTGCAGCCGCCAGTGGGATCCGAGTGTCCGTCTGACCACGTCACTCCTCGCTCCGCAAACACCCCCCGCTTCCCGCCGTCTCAGAGCAGACGGAGTGACTGGGGACGCGGCCCACCTGCCTGAGCTCTGGCCTCACCTTTGTCGCGTTCCGGCTCGTTCTCTCGGTTCCAGCCACACCAGGGGATCGGCCTTTCCGCGAGCGGGTCAGCCCCTGTGTTCAGCCTGTGCTCCGAACTCCCTCCCCGGCAGGGCCGTGTCCCCcgcttcccttctccccagcctgTCCCCACGGCTCTCCAGCACCGCCCTGCCGGCCCGCTCGCGTTTTCCCGTCATATTTATTCATCGAAGGTCTATGTGTGCGATGCAGATCTCtctattttcacatttatgtttttactttACTTTGTCTGACGGTCTCACGGGGGTGTAGGCTGTGGGCGGGCAGCGCCGTCTGGTTCTCTTCCTTCGCCGCCGTCCCCCATCACGAACGACCCCGGCAGAGAGGACGCACCGGACAAATGTGTGTCGAACGTGCGAGTGAGTGACGGGGTGACCGACAAGACGGGAACGCACGTGGTTCGTGGTTGAGCCACGGAGGCGTTCTTGGGGACAGACTCACGGGGGGACGCTGAGGCTGGGTCTGCTCACGGACGGCCGGACGACACACAACGTGGAAACACTGCAGGCCGAGGGCAcgcggggacgggggcggggaGACGCACTCTTGGAGCAGCAGAAGCGGCGAGTTCCCGTGAAGGACATTGGGGCGTGTTCTCGGCAGCCTCCGTCCGCGCTCCTCCTGATGACAGACGTTTGCTCCAGGACGTTCCTTACTGTCTTTGCTCTCAGTCCCAGCAACGTAAATGGTGCCGTGTCCACCCCAACTTCCGGTGGCCGGGTGACCCGCCGTGGCCACAAAGCGCCACGTCCCTCTAGAGGCCGTCGTCTGCTCTGGGAGAGACCTGGTCCCAATCCCAGCCGCAGAGGCGCCCTCTGAAGAGTCGGGCGTAAGTCTTAGAAAAGACAGGGTCCCCCTCCGTTTGATCTTGTTGCCAACCCTCCGTGACGGGACCTCCTGCCGTAAGCAGGTCAGCCGCCTCCAGAAAGAGACCAACAGAGAAACTCTCCGGGAGAAGCCACGTCCTTCCAACAGCGCCCGAGAGCTCGATCCCGCCAGACCACACCAGACTTTCCCCTGAGGATGCTGGAAACGGCTACTTTCGTGCAGAGCAGTCGGAGTTAGGCTCGTGGTACCGGTCAGCAAAGAGGCCCGCACTTGTGTCCATGCCCTGGGACTCCAGGAATCCCGGGACTCGGGAAATCGCCCGGGGCCTCAAGGACACGCACCTGCAGCCCCAGGGACGGAGGCACAGCCTGCGGGTCGAACCCCGCGGCTCACGCTGCTGTCTCTTCGCGGCTCGGGGAGcacagggtcagggttagggttagggttaggagtCTGCTGAGCCGCATGGTCTGCTGTAAAGCTTCagtcttttcccttctctgtgctctttcttccctcccagcCAGAGGCGGGGTAAGCCCGAGCGTTCTCCCCCATCCGTATCGAAACCTCCTCGCAGGAAATCCGCTGGAAGAGTCATTCGCACTGAATTGTAAATTTCGGGAAGGCATGTTACCTTCTGCTTCCCAAGGATGCCGGGTTTTCAAAAGGCAGCGGATCCCTAATGGATGCATTTCGGGTGTCAGCAGTAATATCCGTTGTGATGCTTCGGGGTGGGAAATAACAGGAAATCCCACCCACGCtgacttcagtttaaaaaaaatatgtatcaaaaaatGTTGTTGGCGGATGTAATTGAAAAGTCCTGATTTGGGGGTAGTTTATGGGGATTTTATTCCGAGCCTCAAAAGATTCACGAGAACATCCTGACTCTgctcctccactccctccctctcagtccctttctctgtctttctctctgtctctctgtccatctctgtctctgtatctctgtctctctctgtcctgtctctctagatctctctgcctttgtctctctgtctccatctgtctctctgcctctctctgtttttgtccgtatctctctgtctttctctctctctgtttccatctcactctgtctctggctctatctgtatttctgtctctgtctctctgtctctatctctgtctctctgtctctctccctccatctctgtctctgtctccatctctctcctctccctctgtctccatagctctctgtctctctttctctctctcccctgtctctctcccccgtatctctccctctgtctgtctctctctgtctctctccgtgtctctctctctccatctctgtccccatctctctctctctgtctctctctccatcactccGTCTCTGTCTCTCAGCCCTCACCTGCAGACAGAGCCCCTTCCTTCTGTGTGGCCTCTGCCACAGCGAGGCATTCGGAGAGGCCACCCCGTGGGAGGAGAGGTTCCATGGGGCTCAGCCGGAACCCCGCCGGAAGGAGAGCAGACCTTCCAGTCCTGGGGCTGGCTCCATTGGGGGACCCACCCAGGGGGCCCCCTGACCCCGATCCCAGCGCCGCAGCCCCAGCCCCCGACACCTGATGTTCCAAAGCCTCCTCACCCCAGCCCGTGACCTGCAGAGgcgaggcagggagggaggcccagACAGCTCTGtgtgtgctcagcaggaagaggaGCGGGCTTCAGAGACGCTGGGCCAGGTTAGGGAAGTCGTAAGAACCTCCAGAGTGGCACCGTTGACGGCTGCTGTGCCCTGAGGCACAGGGAGTGCACGGGGAGTGGATGGAGCAGCCGGAGGCCTGCGAGACGCTGGCTGAGTTCTCGGGGCCGCTCGGGTCCCAGGCTCTCGCCACCCCTCCCGGATAGACGGGCGCCTCCCCCAGGCCACAGCAGTGCCCCCCGCCCGACCAGGTGGAcccggggagcctgcctccctccgtGCTGTGCTCCCCCAGCTCAGGGTCCTCCCCTGCGTCTCCAGCAGACGCAGCCCAGCTGGGAACTGGGCACAGCCCAGCCTGACTCCTTCTCCCAAGGCTGGTCCCCGCAGAAGAGAGCCGACCCCTGCGAGGGGAGAGAGCCGTTTCCGGGATGGGGCTGCGTCGACGAGccggaggcagggagaggggcaggcagggccagTCCGCCTGGCGCTGGGCCTGCTCCTTGCCGAAGCACCGGGTATGCAGCTGCCAGTCAGGGGCTCCTGATGGGGTCACGGGCCTGCATGGAGGGAGCCCCGGGTGGCACATGGCTCTGGCCCCACAGGACACTGCTGGGCTCTGTCACCCGGCAGTGCATGGGGCCGCCGCCGGGAAGGGGCTGTGGGTCCCGTGCTCACCCCCACGCCATGGTCCTGCTCCTCGGGCAGCCTGGCTGTTTCTCCCCAGGAGTTTAGCCAAATGGCTTTGTAAATCCTCTTGAAGGAACGGGCATTAAAAGCGACTAAGGCTCCTCACCTTCCCTTGTAGGAGCCGCCTGTAGTGCCCCgcggggagcggggtgggggcacctgcgtTGAACTGATCCTTCTCGGGCTCCGGGGCCCAGCGGGGGCTTGGAACGGGGAGACCTCCCAGCGCACCCCTTCTTCAATCCACCTTGTCGGCAAGGAAGCCCCCGCATGGGGACGTTTGCCTCTGTAGCTGCCGAGTGGGCCGGCCCCTCCGTGGAGACGCCGGGGACGCGGCCGAAGGTGGAGCAGGGGCGGAGGGAAGGAAGGCGGCCTGCGGGCGGCGGGCGGCCCCGCCGCTGTCTCTTCCGTCCCCACGCGGACGCCCAGGAGCCGTGCTCGTTGCCTGCAGCTGACGTCCGGAGGCCAGAACGGACTGTCGCTGGACTGAGAGTCCATGTTCTGGTTTACAGCAAACAACACGTCTCTTCCCCGTACGCTGGCCCGACTCCCGGATTCCAGCCGGCCTGCTTTGTGTCAGGCTGTCGGTGTTTAAAACATCCTGCGACCTTTCGGCCTTACTGGGGGCCCTGGGCCCCGGCTGCGGGTGCCGCGTCGGGAGCTGTGTTCCCATGATGACAGGAACAGCGTCTGTGTGCGGCTCCTCACGCCACGCGGCCGTCCGCGCCTTCCATGCTCCCGGCCATCCCAGGGACTCAGGCGCATGTCGGTTTTTCCGCATGAGGACATTGAGACAACGAGAGGCTCTTCTTTTAATTGTGGCCAAATACGGAACATAAAATGCGCC contains these protein-coding regions:
- the LOC132023741 gene encoding transmembrane protein 132D-like, whose amino-acid sequence is MQIDVEIEEPSDPPATQLVTWQVEYPGDITSDLGVSKIYVSHKDVMGVIPLAMEAEILNTAILTGKTVAVPVKVVSVEEDGTVTDLLTSVECRSSDEDVIKRSELGDPLVLGGSC